The Corynebacterium comes genome window below encodes:
- a CDS encoding SpaH/EbpB family LPXTG-anchored major pilin yields MTGRRLSALTLAVAVTAGSFALGAGPAAAPADARTVIGVVTEQDISRIDPDRTVDLTIRKARPNPYDQPPLSSEGKPLAPLGGSVFTVARVSGVDLTTQAGWDAARGMTLAQARDRGLEPGVTATTDTEGRAYFTGLPIGLYYVTETPPDTPGQRYPVAAPFLITLPVGHIDGHSWAYTVEIEAKNAPEPSKPIIVLPVLPIVVKPGSGSSIPGATATPDTPAPIHPGDTPGKPGGPGEPGAPTRKLPSLASTGASVLGVLALGAALIGAGLFLVRRNRRQA; encoded by the coding sequence ATGACCGGACGCAGGCTCAGTGCCCTCACCCTCGCGGTGGCCGTCACCGCCGGTTCCTTCGCCCTCGGTGCGGGACCCGCGGCGGCGCCCGCGGACGCCCGGACGGTGATCGGCGTGGTCACCGAGCAGGACATCTCCCGGATTGACCCCGACCGCACCGTGGACCTGACCATCCGCAAGGCCAGGCCCAACCCCTACGACCAGCCGCCGCTGAGCTCGGAAGGCAAGCCGCTGGCACCCCTGGGCGGCTCCGTGTTCACCGTCGCCCGCGTGAGCGGCGTCGACCTGACCACGCAGGCCGGCTGGGACGCCGCCCGGGGCATGACCCTGGCGCAGGCGCGTGACCGCGGCCTGGAGCCGGGTGTCACGGCCACCACCGACACGGAGGGCAGGGCCTACTTCACCGGCCTGCCGATCGGGTTGTACTACGTCACCGAGACCCCGCCGGACACCCCCGGCCAGCGCTACCCGGTCGCGGCACCCTTCCTGATCACCCTGCCGGTGGGCCATATCGACGGACATTCCTGGGCCTACACGGTGGAGATCGAGGCGAAGAACGCCCCGGAACCCAGCAAGCCGATCATCGTGCTGCCCGTTCTACCCATCGTGGTGAAGCCGGGTTCGGGCTCCTCGATCCCCGGTGCGACGGCTACACCGGACACACCGGCTCCGATCCATCCCGGGGACACTCCGGGCAAACCCGGTGGACCAGGCGAACCCGGTGCGCCAACACGAAAGCTACCCTCCCTCGCGTCGACCGGCGCGTCCGTCCTGGGCGTGCTCGCCCTCGGCGCTGCACTCATCGGGGCGGGCCTCTTCCTGGTGCGTCGCAACCGCCGTCAGGCGTGA
- a CDS encoding GTPase encodes MFSKKASLTERLVALDEAAALGGARLSPAEHAALARVADAAGERRRLSGEHTVVGFFGATGSGKTSLFNAVVGEDLGRTAARRPTTSSPLAAVWDPVGSEELLDWLKVEDRRNRTGEFAPDAGPLILLDLPDFDSVEPVHREIATRLAGQVDVLVWVTDPEKYADSIIHDHFIRPHASHSAVTLAVLNKSDRLSETDRKVVGRSLEQLLKDDGLQKVSVITTSARTRFGIDELRSAIARIAAAHSAQTARIEADIATVTAPWAGQKGLKEVPSSAKEWMDDLLSDAAGSDRLADITAAAYRKRLGQKTGWLLTSWLLRLRPDPLKRLGLREEADKTGVHRSSMPTLDASSRAVANRGVRGYAAEVSAGLPDRWTSAVVDRTESIIDTLPEELDRAAARTELPAQPSRAWGVFTVVQWLALLAALVGVAWYLLAAFLPGVLYPLMDDIIPDVEGWPIPTLLILGGLLLGITLGMFTAVHGLAIGSAVKWRTRRALRREVSEISAETVEQPLLEIRGQYSQFLDAIRLAAGK; translated from the coding sequence ATGTTCAGCAAGAAGGCCTCATTGACGGAGCGTCTCGTCGCACTGGACGAGGCCGCCGCACTGGGTGGTGCCCGCCTCTCCCCCGCTGAGCACGCCGCCCTGGCACGGGTGGCCGACGCCGCCGGCGAGCGACGGAGACTGTCCGGCGAGCACACGGTGGTGGGTTTCTTCGGCGCCACCGGCTCCGGCAAGACCTCGCTGTTCAACGCCGTCGTAGGCGAGGACCTGGGCAGGACCGCCGCCCGTCGTCCCACCACCTCCTCTCCCCTGGCGGCGGTGTGGGATCCGGTCGGCTCGGAGGAACTCCTCGACTGGCTCAAGGTGGAGGACCGCCGCAACCGCACCGGCGAGTTCGCCCCCGACGCGGGCCCGCTGATCCTGCTGGATCTGCCCGATTTCGACTCCGTCGAACCGGTCCACCGGGAGATCGCCACGCGGCTCGCCGGCCAGGTGGACGTCCTGGTGTGGGTGACCGACCCCGAGAAATACGCCGACAGCATCATCCATGACCATTTCATCCGCCCCCACGCCTCCCACAGCGCAGTCACCCTGGCGGTGCTGAACAAATCCGACCGGCTCTCCGAAACAGACCGGAAGGTGGTGGGCCGCTCCCTGGAACAGCTGCTCAAGGATGACGGCCTGCAGAAGGTCTCCGTCATCACCACCTCCGCCCGAACGCGTTTCGGCATCGATGAGCTGCGCTCGGCCATCGCCCGGATCGCGGCCGCCCACTCCGCCCAGACGGCGCGTATCGAGGCCGACATCGCCACCGTCACCGCCCCCTGGGCCGGGCAGAAGGGACTGAAGGAGGTCCCCTCCTCCGCCAAGGAGTGGATGGACGACCTGCTTTCCGACGCCGCCGGCTCCGACCGCCTCGCCGACATCACCGCCGCCGCCTACCGCAAGCGCCTGGGGCAGAAGACCGGCTGGCTGCTCACCTCATGGTTGCTGCGCCTGCGACCCGATCCTCTGAAACGCCTGGGCCTGCGCGAGGAAGCCGACAAGACCGGTGTGCACCGCTCCTCCATGCCCACGCTCGACGCCTCCAGCCGGGCGGTGGCCAACCGCGGCGTGCGGGGTTACGCCGCCGAAGTGAGCGCAGGGCTGCCCGACCGCTGGACCAGCGCCGTCGTCGACCGCACGGAGTCCATCATCGATACCTTGCCCGAGGAACTGGACCGCGCCGCCGCGCGAACGGAGCTGCCCGCCCAGCCTTCCCGCGCGTGGGGGGTGTTCACCGTGGTCCAGTGGCTTGCCCTGCTGGCGGCCCTGGTCGGCGTTGCCTGGTATCTGCTGGCCGCGTTCCTGCCGGGCGTGCTGTACCCGCTGATGGATGACATCATCCCTGACGTTGAGGGCTGGCCCATCCCCACCCTGCTCATTCTCGGTGGGCTGTTGCTGGGCATCACGCTGGGAATGTTCACCGCGGTGCACGGCCTGGCCATCGGATCCGCGGTGAAGTGGCGGACCCGTCGTGCCCTGCGCAGAGAGGTCTCGGAGATCTCGGCGGAGACGGTGGAACAACCCCTCCTGGAGATTCGCGGGCAGTACTCACAGTTCCTCGATGCGATCCGCCTGGCGGCCGGGAAGTAG
- a CDS encoding class C sortase, whose amino-acid sequence MSHAIDTPRKKPGSGRRRALLPALLVIIGLVVMLYPVVASQWNNHVQQEAAQRYEDLVQETDPVYLNEQVERARAYNEAHTDGPILDPWLARVNEDNLDYQEYLKQLAGASAMSHVAIPSIESSLPVNHGTTDAVLQKGLGHLYGSALPVGGEGNHTVITGHTGLTNATLWDDLINVKEGDAIYVSTYGERMKYEVHGIETVLPDETDSLRSVAGEDLLTLITCTPYGINTHRLLVHAHRVPMDPAEESVFKDSAKLMQWWMWLVVAFAALVLLALIWWLLRNARRNRAAAAAIAGDMTPAPTPRTTDQE is encoded by the coding sequence GTGTCCCACGCCATTGACACCCCCCGCAAGAAGCCCGGCTCCGGCCGGCGTCGGGCGCTGCTGCCTGCGCTGCTGGTCATCATCGGCCTGGTGGTCATGCTCTACCCGGTGGTGGCCTCCCAGTGGAACAACCACGTCCAGCAGGAAGCCGCGCAACGCTACGAGGACCTGGTGCAGGAAACCGACCCGGTCTACCTCAACGAGCAGGTGGAACGCGCCCGGGCATACAACGAGGCGCACACCGACGGCCCCATCCTCGACCCGTGGCTCGCGCGCGTGAACGAGGACAACCTGGATTATCAGGAGTACCTGAAGCAGCTTGCCGGTGCGTCCGCGATGTCCCACGTGGCCATCCCCAGCATCGAGTCCAGTCTGCCCGTCAACCACGGCACCACGGACGCGGTGCTGCAGAAGGGCCTGGGTCACCTCTACGGCTCGGCCCTGCCCGTCGGCGGCGAGGGCAACCACACCGTGATCACCGGCCACACCGGCCTGACCAACGCCACCCTGTGGGACGACCTCATCAATGTGAAGGAAGGCGACGCCATCTACGTCTCCACCTACGGTGAGCGGATGAAATACGAGGTCCACGGCATCGAGACGGTCCTGCCGGATGAGACCGACAGTCTCAGGTCAGTGGCGGGCGAGGACCTGCTCACCCTGATCACGTGCACCCCCTACGGAATCAACACCCACCGCCTGCTCGTCCACGCCCACCGGGTGCCCATGGACCCGGCCGAGGAATCCGTGTTCAAGGACTCCGCCAAGCTCATGCAGTGGTGGATGTGGCTGGTTGTGGCTTTCGCAGCCCTGGTGCTGCTGGCCCTGATCTGGTGGCTGCTCCGCAACGCCCGCCGCAACCGGGCCGCGGCTGCCGCCATCGCCGGAGACATGACCCCGGCCCCGACCCCGCGCACCACCGACCAGGAGTGA